From the genome of Solanum dulcamara chromosome 12, daSolDulc1.2, whole genome shotgun sequence:
CAAAGATCTTGGTGATCTCAGATTCTTTCTTGGAATTGAGTTTTGCTAGAAGCTATGAAAGCATTCTTATGCATCAGAGGAAGTATGTACTATAATTGATCTCTGAATTGGGGCTTTCATGGTCTAAGACCTGTTGGATCAACCATGGAGCTTAATGTCAAGTACACCATTGTTGAATTTGATAAACATGTTGGTGATAATTCTGATGGCTTCTTGCCATCCAGGGGATATTAGAGACTTAGTAGGGAGATTGCTATACTTAACAGTGATTAGACCTGATATCAACTTTGTCTTAGTCAATTCATTAAACATCCCAATGCTTCACTCATGGAAGCTTTTATTAGGATTGTCCGATACCTGAAACAGTGTTCAGGATTGGGGATTTACTCTCAACAACTTCTTCCTCTCAGTAGGCAGTGTATTGTGATGTTGATTGGGATGCTTGCCCCGACATCAAAAGATCTCTAACAAGGTATTTCATCGAGTATGGTGATTCTTTGATTTCTTGAAAATCTAAGTAGGTAACTATATCTAGGAGCTCAGCAGAGGCCAAGTATAGGAGCTTAGCTACTACAGTTGCTTAGATTGTATGGTTGACTAGGTTGTTGAAAGAACTGGAGATATCTATTTGTCTGTCCTTGTATATTGTGATAGCAAGTCTGCCATGCAGGATTGCTGCTAATCATGTATTTCATGAATGTACGAACCACATAGATATTGGTTGTCATTTCTCTGAAATACGATTCAATAGTCTACCAATTCCTTCATATTTGGCCTCTACTGACCTACTAGCGGACGTACTCACCGAGGGACTCTGCAAGGTCCAACACACACATTTCTTGTCCAAGCTAGGACTGAAAAATATTCTCAATGTGCCTGGCTAGAAAGGGGGTGTAAAGATAAATGCAGACCAACTACCTAAACTTCGTATAGCTAACTTGTTATTTGGTTAAATATAATAAGTGCGAAGCTTTTAAGAGTGTGTTTTAAACTCTACTATAGTTAATGTTGACTAATGTGGTTAGGTGGAAGTTAGCTTACATAGCAGTTATTTCATTCATTCAACAAAACAAGATTCCTTTTCTACTTCTGCAAATATCTTGAGTAGGTTGGTGAGTTTTTCCGacattttcccttctttcatcaGTGGAATTTCCTTGCATGGAACTTGACATATTTATCTCTTACTATACAGTGTGAAAAAAGCTCAACAAAAATTAGCTTAACAACGCCCATGTTCTTTACGATAAAATCGAGCAGCAAATTTTGAGAGCTTAAATTTAAGATATAACTAAGCTCCAATAGAGTTCTCAATGCAATACATATATCACCTCCCTGTGCcaccatcaagaataaaatGTTTGTCGCCTATACGAATGGAAACCGTTATGATGAACAATGTACATGATAATCTTTTGAGGCTTGATCACCATGGAATTTACGGGGTGACTTTTCATAGCAATGTGCCCCTGATAACTTAAAAGGCAAAGTCAATCAACTACATCTTTAGTCTTCAAGTGCTGCAATCTCGTACCTAACTTCTTCTAAATGTTCATTTATTGCCATTACTGCATCTTGAACACCTTGGATAGCCTCCTTGAGAGCATTATCAAATTCTGCATCAGCTTCTGCTTCTTCAGTGCCTGAAGCTTCGGTTATCTTCTGGATGTGCACGCATTCATGTCCAGTTGGCTTACTAAATCTACAATTTTCATGACTCACCAGATGCTCTGAGGGGCGGCCAGCTCTTTTCAAGACTTGTATTGTGGCGGTCTGCCAGACAAATTGCGAGAAAACATCAAGCAATGGAATCGTGCCATGTATCTCAAATACAGACAACATACATAGCAGCAGCACTCTAAACATAGAAAATTTGGACTAATTCTTGAAACTAGGATACATAGGAAGAGAAAAGTTAATCATGAAAAGATAGTTTGAGCACGGATTCTGGAGAGAATAAAAATATACCACTTTGTTCCAAATTATATAGAACTCTTCCCTTTTAGTTTGTTGCTAAGAGATTGAGACCTTTCTACATTTAGAAACACAAACATATAAAGACATGCTCTTAAAGGAAGTGTGACACAAGAAGTTTAACATCCCTTAAGGTTACTTCTcatttttatatacatttaGGTTATCTATCAAAagtccatctttctttcttaaagtCGTGTCCAGCCAAACACTGTCAGAGCctatttggattggcttttggtttttgacttataagcgaaaagccataagttagaaattttaacttgtgacttttagtttattttaatcattttagcttaaaaccaagtgcttataagcactttttTAATTTACTCAAACACTCCAAAAGTGCTTAAAAGCTATTTTAGCTAAAAAGCACTTAAAGTAAGACggtccaaacaggctcttagtGTGGACACCATTTACAGATTGGTAGTCAAGTCCTGATTGACATTTGAACGGAATGAGGTAGtgtaatattttttacataCTGTAAAGCAAGATATCAAGAAAAGAAGTCATACAATAAATGATCTTCAGAGAAATCCATCACACTATTATGAAACCTTTAGATGACTTAAATAATAATGTGCGCACACAAAAATAGGAGAAAAGTGAAGTTTTACCCTTACTTTTTTGTTTTCATCAGCATGAATTTATTGAATGCaacaaatttgttttttttttttggggggggggggggggggggggatgcaAGAGTATCCAAACCATATGTCCAGTAACAGGAAGAGCCAAAACTTGTTTGATACATATCcccacccacacccttttttaATATCGTTAACAAATATCCCCTTATCGCAATGTCTACCAATATTTTATAAAGCCCTTGAAATACAGTACATGATCCTTTCCTATTTGGAATCAGCCTGTCTGTTCCAGCCTATTCCATTTATCAGTCTCCCTGCCAACTTTAGTTTAAGGTATTTGCCTTACCATCATCCAATCGCAAAGGTAAGCACTCTTATGGCAATATGTTTCAGACAGATCCTCAAACTACAATTCAATTAAAAATGGAGTACTAAACAGCTGCTTCCAATTATCACAAGCCAACTTTTGTAGGTGGTCATAAGCTTCTTATCTCCATCACCTTTATACTGGGATGGATTATAAACAAGCCCACCAATGATCTGACTAACAAAAATGAAATGGGCCAGTCTTTCTCATATCAAACAAATGTTTTAAATATAAGGATATTAATCAAACTGGGCATGAAACCTAGACAAACTATTCTAACCAAATAGAAGCAACAAATGTACCATCACGAGCATAAAAAGAAATTGAGGGCTCACAAAATAATTCAAGATCAGGACATGTGAACCTTTTGAGCATTAAGCATGTAATAAAAGTTGTCTCGAATACTTAGTTACACAATCCAACTTCACGGGTCAGTATTTACAACCCCCTATTTGTCCAAAGTGAATTCAATACCCCCTAAAAAGTGTTCTGGCAAAGGATGTGTTATCAATTGCCTTAAAGTGcgtgagaagaaagagaaaatactAAAAGCAGCCAAactcattttcttattggttttTAAAAAAGTAACAGTACttaattagttatttttattattttttcattttaggttttcttttcccaatttatgattttgttttttattcttctttcttgtttGTCTTCTTCCCTATCACCTTTTTTCCCAAAACAGACAACCATACCTTCCTTTTTCCACTCCCTTCACACCACCACTATTGATTTCAATTCTACCTTCACTCATAAATATATTACATTCTTTCAACATAGTTAATgtagttttgggaatggaatatTGAGGAGTTATAGGTAATAAATTATTGGTCAAAATATATTATCCTCCTCCTTACAGTGTTTTCATAGAGAAATTTGTTGGTGAATTTAGTATTTGGATCTATTTGGAAAGTCACTTGGTAATTGAAATAGGTGTAATTACATATCCTAGTAATTACACAGTAGAATAAATACGACATCTTGTTTGTTTGTAATAAAGTACAGTGCAATTACAAGCGTACTGTTTGATTGCACAAGTTACTTACACAGTTAAATTATTctaagaaataaaatttaccAATCAAAAAGCTAAAAGTTAATATTTGACAAATATGTGCCattaaatgatattaaattaggTATAGAAGATAAATATTGTTTCTTGAAAACATCTTAATTAATAATCATATATTAGTAAATAATATTGtaaaaaaaagtataatttaataatattttaatttaattaatattgtaAATTAATTTGTAAGAATATCATAGACTAGATGTTTGACAAAAAgattaatatttataaatataatgcAATAACATTATTCACATACTATGTATGTTGCACGGACTCTTCGTTTTTGCCGCCGAACCCGTCTCAACATGAGACGGGTGCGAGTGTGGGGTGCATCTCCGATTCGGTCAACTCCGTCCGGATACTTTGACCGAGTCAAGTTGGGGAAGAAGAGAACTATTTCAATGGCCACCGGAAGTCGAACATATTTTCTTGGATGAACTACATAAAGAATAGCTAAAAGAGATGTCGACATTTTTGCTGAAAAACTTGACATTATCTCTGACGATCAGTGACGAACTTGTAAGTTACGAGATCTCTCGATTCCACTTTTTCATAAGGACTTCGCTGAAACAATAGAGAGAAGCTGAAGCGAATAGATTTCTGGGGAGAAGAAACGAACAGAGAAGATCGTTTTGGTTCCTTATGGAAAAGAACAGAGGACAGCAATGGAGATTGAGGGACTACAGTAAGCCGTAATTCCTTTTCTCTTCATAGTGAAGATTACTTTTGTTTTGGGCTTGGTGTTGGACCAAGTGCCCAAGTCTGCTTTgtaattgcataatttttttcttggacaaaaacatatatttttataatgtatatgtaattaatattaatattaataattcacataaaatatttatcgtTGTAGCAATTTTATCCGCCTACCTAGGCAACCAATGAGGTATCCAAATATATTGTGTGATATGTTCCTAGTTTTTAGGTAAAACCTACTTTCCATACAAATTATATCCTTATCTACTATATTCAACAAAATACTTTCGTTATATAAAATACCTTTCTATACAATATCATttgatataataaatttataccaagaataaatatcccatAATATAGCAATAAATTtactttgccacaaattatatttatgccaaaaagaaaatacatgatatattttagatataaaaaattataccatACATATactacatatatattcatataataaacATTTTTcctttacaaaaaaataatagtttcAATAGAATAATTTGTACCATGAATATTTATCCCATAAATTTATACCAATACTATAAGAATAATCCGACTTTTTTCATAGAAGTATATTTATGCTATAAAATATATGGTATATatttaagatataaaaaaagtatatcctgcatatatttaaaataaaagctGTGAAAAATCCTACAAAATAATACTTTACATATAAATTTATACCATGAATATTTATTCCATAAATGTATaccataataaaataataatttcttttatctaaattatatttataccataaaatacataatatattttggatAATATAAGAAATTATACTATTCATGTATTACGTATAAAAAATCATatgtaataatattattaatattgattttatataaatataagaaGTGATACTAAAATAAAAGTAATAGTTCTTTACGAAATTTTCGAATTTAGTGGCTAATGAAGATTTGTGAATGATGGCAAATAAAgatgagagagaaatatttaattagtcacgatttttatcttttttcgtGTTAATAACAActg
Proteins encoded in this window:
- the LOC129876298 gene encoding uncharacterized protein LOC129876298 isoform X2 translates to MSSFSAKMSTSLLAILYVVHPRKYVRLPVAIEIVLFFPNLTRSKYPDGVDRIGDAPHTRTRLMLRRVRRQKRRVRATYITATIQVLKRAGRPSEHLVSHENCRFSKPTGHECVHIQKITEASGTEEAEADAEFDNALKEAIQGVQDAVMAINEHLEEVRYEIAALED